The genomic stretch TCAGCACCGGGGACAGCGCATGTGCGCCTACGCCGCGCAGGGCCGACTGACCATGCGCGACAGGGACGAGACGATCAGGTTGATCGAGGGCCGCATGCGCTTCCCGGAGCCCACCCAGTTCGAGCTCAGCCACCCCGCGCACTCGACCGTAGACTGGCGAGACCAGCAGCCGCTCAGCCCTGGCGAGTTGGAGTTCATGACCATGCTTGCGCTGTACCACTGCCAATCGGCGACCCCGCAGAGGTTGCTGAAGCTCGCGGGTAGGCGCATCGGCCTGAGCCTGTCGCAGCACCATGGCGGCGGGATCATGCGGGCGCTCGGGCATCTTGAGCTGCGGGGACTGGCGTACCAGGGCAATGACGGGGCGTGGCACGCGGCGCGCGAGAGCTGCACGCTACCGCCGAAAGTGCAGGAGAGACCGGCGACAATTCAGATTGTTGACGAGGGGTGGCCGAAGTGAGCCACGGTGAGGAATACAGCATGGACAGAGACGAGCTGTTGGACGCTTTGCTCACATGGGGAGACCCTAGCGTGATGCAGGAACGGCTACACGGGTCGCGCGGCGTCACGCTGAGCGGCGCAACTGAAGCCGACCTGCGAGCCGTGCTTGAGGAGCTCGAAGACGAGGAGCTGGAGCTCGGTGTTGCGTTCAGCTGGGAGGTTGGCGACCTCAGCCCCTATGAGTACGGGGACTCTCACAAAGCCTGACTTTTCCCGAACAGCCCATATCATCAATATGTAGGAACGCACCTCAATTCATAGACCAGCACGCGCGGAATACAGCACTTTGTATTCTGCGTTTCTTTTGGGGGTTTTTCACTATGAACAGACGTCAAGAGCGCATGATTCGCAAGCGCCTAGCTGACCAATTGTGCTTTACGCAAAGCGGCTCGACCGAGCTTGCATTGCAGGAATGCACCTTTGAACAGACCATTGTCACGGCGTTGGGAGCCGAGCGGAGCGGCGAGTTGCTGAGCAGTATCCATGCAATCCGCAGCGAGATGGATGAAGAGGAGCGTCATCACTTGCTTGAGATTGCGCGCGAGATGCTGAAGAGCGCGACTGAGACAAGCGGCCGCTGGCGCGTGGTGGGGGTGGTGGGGTGAGCGTGGTGTCTCAGAGGGTTTTTGTAGACGCGCTGAAGGTCAGCACGCCCGCAGAGCTGACGGCGCGGCTGTTGCGAGAGCGCATGAGTGGCGAGGTGGCACGAGGGGCGGTGATCGCGGCGGAATGGTACGCAGAGCGCGGCGTTGACCCGGACGGGCTGTTGCAGGTGGTTGCTTTCGGGGTGCCGGTGTGGCTGCACGTGATCGGGCCCGTGGCGGTGCACTGGGTGAGGCCGCAGGGGTATGGGGCGGTTTGGCTGCCTCCGGACGGGCTGGACGTGTGGCCCTGGATGCGGGCGTTGCAGTCTTTGCAAGCCGTGGAGCACCTCTGGCCAGGCAGCGTCGGCGGGTGGCTGAGACAAGGGGAAGAGCTCACAGGTCGGCAGGCAGGCATGACCAGGCTGGCGTGGGCGCGGGGCCGGGAGCCCGATCCGCTGGCTGAGGTTTTCTGGCGGCTGGGACGGAAGCATGCGCACTGATCAGGTGATGCGCGTGATCATGTCCTCGCCTGACCCGCATCGAGGGCGGTTGCTTCTTCAGATCGCGGCTGGGGCGATGAGGAGCTGCGGCCCCATGTTCCCTGGGGTTGAGCTGGAGTTGCCGCCTGGGACGCTGGTCGTGCGCGAGTCGACGGGGCTTCCGGAGTTCTGGGGGCCCAGGTTCTCGGTCCACGTGATGCAAGACCTTCATCGCGGCCGCAGCTACGGGGTGCTGGTTGCGTACCACAACGGGCTTGTCGAGCAGGCCGATGCCGGGGATGAGCCACTGCGGCTGTTTTGGCAGAACCTGATGTTGCTGCTGAATCGGTGATATCACTGTCTGGGACGGCAAAAACCTGTTGACACCCATGCACTTTTAGAGTATGCTTTGTACATGGATCTGAGCGGCGAACACAGCTAGGACTGAAGAGTCAAGACGGCCGTTGCCGCGGCTAGATTGTCCGAAACCTTCGGGGTGCAGCAATGCCCGAAGGTACGAAGAAAGAAAGTGTCGGGAAGGTCGTCGAGCTCTGCTGTGGTCTCGGGGGAGCAACTCACGGGCTGCTGAACGCTGGCCTGGACGTGGTCAAAGCGTATGACCTGTGGCCCGTTGCGGTCCAGGCGCACAAGGAGTGGCACCCGGAAGTCCCGTGTGAAGTCCGGGACGTCAAAGAGATCGAGCCCGAAGAGCTGCGCGGTGTAGCGGTGTGGGCGTCGTTGCCGTGTTTCGTCGCTGGAACCCTGGTTCTGACCGATGGCGGGTATCGACCGATCGAAGACATCAAGGTTGGCGATATGGTGCTGACGCACGAGGGGCGCTGGCGTCCCGTTCAGCACACCATGCGTCGTGAGGGCGCACAGCTTAGGTACATCAAGGCTGGAGGGGCCCCCGAGGGTCTGCTGACTACCGACGAGCACCCGTTCTACGTTAGGCAGCAGGGCCGCGCTTGGAACAATGATAGGCGCAGCTATGACCGCACCTTCGGGCTTCCTGAGTGGCGAGACGCTGAGGATGTTGTCCCTGGGCGCGACCTGGTAGGTCAGGTGCTGCCCGCGGAGGATAAGGCAAGTGAGTACAGCGAGGCCCACTGGTGGCTTGTTGGACGCTACCTAGCAGATGGCTGGCGCACGGACACCAAAGGGTACGACGGAGGGTCAGTTGTCGTCTGTGCTGGTGCGTCAAAAGCGGCCGAGCTTGAGAGACGGATCATTGAGGCGGGATTCACGCCGAGAGCTCACCGTGAGCGTACGGTCACGAAGTTCCATATCTTCAGCAACGATCTCTATCACTTCCTGAAGCCATTTGGCAGGTACGCTCACGGCAAGTGCATCCCCGGCTTCGCGCTTGAGCTACCGAAACATCTTGCAAAGGCGCTGCTGGATGGGTATCTGTCCGGTGACGGCCACTATGAGGAGCGCTACAAGGAGCTCAAGGCCACCACCGTGAGCCGACCGCTGGCACTCGGCGTGGCGCTGTTGGCTCAGAAAGTCTTCGGTGTCGTGGCAGCTGTCAGGGTGTGTCGCGTTCCACGCAAGAAGGTCATCGAGGGTAGGCAGGTCAACCAGCGTGACTTCTACGTGGTCTCCATACCGCACCACAACCGCTCAGCGTTCGTTGATGGCGACTACGGCTGGAAGCATGTGCGCGAGAATATGCCAGCCGGCGTTGGAACGGTCTACAACATCAGTGTCGAGGAAGACGAGTCGTATGTCGTAGAGAACATCATCGTTCACAACTGCCAGCCGTGGTCGGTGGCCAACCAGGTGCGCCGCGGGAAGAATCACCCGCACTACTACAGCCTGAGGCACTTCGCCCGGCAGGTGCAGTACGCGCGCGTTGCAGTGATCGAGAACGTCGCTGGCTTGGCTCGGACGCAAGACGGGCGTGCAGAGCTTCAGGAATTGCGCGACGAGTGCCGCAAGCTGGGACTGCGGTGCAGCGTGCAGATCATCAGCTGCACCGAGCACGGGGTGGTGACCGCCGGGAAGCGGACCATCATCATCATCTCACGGGACGGGCAAGAGGTTGAGCCAATCGTGCCGACGGAGCCCGTGGCGGCAACCGGAAGAAGGCCAACCGCGAACAGCGGCCAACAGACACTCGCCGACGGAACGGTGACGAAGTCGCTCTACACCGTTCAGCAGTCTGCCGAACTACAGGGAGTCCCGGTCCCGTCCGGATACGGGATCGTCGACCAGAGGAGACTGATTGGGAATGCGGTGCCACCTCGGGTCGCGGAAGCTATCGCGCGTCAGGTGATCGTGCCCAGGATGCGCGGCGAGCCGCTGGGCCAGATGGCGGAGATCCCCACCTTGTTCGGAGGCTGGCTGTGAAGCGGCGCCCTACCACTCCCCGCGCGAGCCGCCCCGAAGAGCTCGCCGACCCGGAGAAGACCCGCCGCCTGCTTGACGCGAAGGTGGATCGCAGCGGCGGCCCGGACGCCTGCTGGCCCTGGCTGGGTCATACCAGCCCGAACGGCCATGGGCAGATGTACGTGACCAACGCTCATGGAGATCAGCACGGCTACAGCGCGCATCGGCTCGCGCTGATGTTCGCAGTGGGCGCGGTGCCGCTCAAACCAGCGGTTGTGCTCAGAAGCTGCAACAGTGCCAGCTGCTGCAACCCGGCTCACTTGTACGTGGGAACCGAGCAGGACGCGGCCCGCGCGCGGGAGGCGCTGGGGAGGGGCAACCACCCGCGTAGGTCGGGGGAGGCGAACCACAGGGCCAAGCTGACGGCAGCGCAGGTGGAAGAGATCAGGGCCACGCCACACACCTACGGCAGTGATGCGGCCTTCGCCAGGCGCTTCGGCGTGACGGTGGGCGCGGTCACGCTGGTGCGGAAGGGGATCCGCTGGGGGAGCACGCCCGTGCGGCGCGGCGAGCCAGCCTTCGATGAGGCGGACTTCGACGAGCGCGGCAGGATCATTCGCGCGAGCGGCATTCAGAACATCGACGAGGTGCGCGAGCGGTTCGCCGAGGCGTCCATGTCCAGCACTGAGGCCGCAGGCTGCATCGACTGGGTCAGGGCCGTCGGAACCGGCGGCTACGGTCGGGTCACGATCACCGGGAAGAATGGCCTGACGAGCGGGTATGGCGCTCACCGCATCGCCTGGCTGCTCGCTGGGTATGACGCGCCGCCGGATGGGATGGTGCTCAAACACGGCTGCGACCGCCCACGCTGCGTGAACCCGCAGCACCTGTCGGTCGGCACGCATGCCGAGAACGCTGCGGAGCGCGAGGCCAGGGGGCGCGGCGGGGCGGAGAAGCGCAGCGGCGAGCTCAATGGCAGGTCAAAGCTCACACGGGAACAGGCGCGCGCCATCCGGGCGTCAGCAGGGACCCATGCCGAGCTCGCGCGGCGGTACGGCGTAGACCCGAAGGTCATTCGCAAAGTCAGGTCGGGCGAGAACTGGCGAGAGCTGGCATAGCCCACTGAAACTTGCCGTCCGCAGATGGTGATATCACTGTCTGGGACGGCAAGAATCTGTTGAATCACGACTGCCTTTTTGGTATGATGATTCAGGATCAAAGGGGAGGACACACCAGGGACTGACAGTCAAGCCACGCGGCCACCTCAGCCGTGAATCCGGGCCGGAACCTCGGGAGCGCTCACCATGGCGCGAATCGAGAAGCTGGAAGACGTCACCTATGTAGACCGCCTCAGGAAGAAGTTCAGCCTCATGACCCGCCGGGACGCTGCCACTGGCTGCCTGGAGTGGCAGGGGAGCCTCGCCAACAAGGGCTACGGCATGATCGGCATCACCGGGAAGCATGACCAGGGCGAGCGCTACAAGTACCTGACGCACCGCGTGGCCTGGATGCTGGGTACCGGCGAGATGCCGCCAGCAGACCTGATGGTTTGCCACCGGTGCGACAATCCCGCCTGTGTGGCCATCGAGCATCTGTTCCTGGGCACCAACGCCGACAACGTGCGGGACATGCACGAGAAGGGGCGCGCGGCGAAGATCGACCCGGTCATCCGCAGGGGAGACCTGAACGGCCGCGCGAAGCTCACCTGGGATGATGTGGACGCCATCCGGGCAGAGGCAGCCAAAGGCGAGTACGGCATACAGACGAAGCTGGCGAAGCGCTATGGGCTCACGCAATCAGCTGTGAACCTCATCATCAAAGGCAAGACCTGGAAGCGCGAGGAATAGCCCAGCCTGAGCTGCGGGCCCGGCCGCCCGGTCGGGCTCGCTCGCATTGGCGAATAGGATGACATTCATGAGTCATGATGCTAGTATTTGCCGTGCTGTACGCCCGAGCAGGGGCAAATAGTTAGCACCCGACTCAAAATCGGACGCGAAAGCGTGGGGGTTCGAGTCCCCCCACCGGCACCACAAAAAAATTCCCCGTCTAGAACGGGGGTTTTCTTTTGCCCTTGAATGTAAAACCTGTTGTGGGAGGCTGGCCCTGAACGGCCTGGGCAGGTGCCTTTGCCGGCGTGCCGGGACTTGCTACCCTGAAGGCATGAAGCAGCGGGAAGTTATCTTCAGGAGTGAATACAAGGGGCACCAGATCGAAGTGGTGCGGCTCTCCGAAGTGCTGAACGCCGTGGGCCGCAAGATGAAAGTCGAACGCCGCCTCCAGGCGTTCATTGACGGCATGCCCCTCAAATACGAGGAACTGGATCGCCCCGGTTTACAGGACGACCTGGTGGAACTGGCGCAGGCCATTGCCGAACAACTGCCGGAACGACTTCCCTCAAGCGAGCAACTGTAGTCCTGGGCGATCCGGTTGTTGCGTGGTCTGTTCGGAGAAGTAGTAGCCAGATCACGTCTGGGACGCGTTTTTCTCCCAATAGTCGGGTCTTCCAGTGGCTTTTAACCTAATACCCTTTTCACTCGTCTTTCGCGTGGCTGACAAAGGCGGCGCAGCGCAGTTGTCCGGTCACGCTGAGGGCCTGCACCACGTCACTGGGCGGCAAAGTGCCGATCACGCTGGAATGCCGGTCGATGGGAATGAACCACGGTGGGGTGCTCAGGCGGCCTTCCCACTCGAGACGCAGGTTCCGTTCCAGGCAGGCGGCGTCCAGGGCGGTCAGGGAAGCCCGGTAGCGGCGTTTCCCGGTGATGATGTCCACGACGACGGGGGCGGGCGCGTAACCTTGCAGGGCGCGTTGAGCGCGGTCCTGTCCCCACAGGCTGGCGGTCAGCGCAGCCAGCAGTGGCAGTAAGGCCGCCAGGAGCCACACGGTCAAAGCCCGGGCGTTGCCTGCCCGCCACAGGAACAGCAGGAGAATGGCGGTGGTCAACAGCGTGAGGGCGAGGAACAGAACCGTGGGGAGCACCCGCTCAGTTTACTTCTTTGCCTTATTTTGCGCCTCGTTCAGGGCCGCCTGAGCGCTGGCTTTGCCCGTGACGGCCTTCCAGATGGCGTCCTCGACGGCGCTGACCCACGCGCCGTAACTGGCGAGGTTGGGGCGCGGCGCGGCGCGTTCCATCTGCGCGTGTGCCACCTTGATTTGCGGATTTTGCCGGTACCAGTCGTTCAGCAGGGGCGTGACGCTGCGGCGCGGGGGGGCGTAAGCGGTGGTTTTCACCCAGTCTGCCAGCCGGGCGGGTTCCATCAGATACGCCCAGAAGGCCACGGCACCCGCCTGTTGCGGCGCTGAAGCGTTCCTCGGCACGACCAGCGCTCCGCCGCCCAGCGGCACCGTGCAGGCCCCGGCCTTCTCGCAGGGAAAAGGAGCGATACCCAGCTGGAAAAACGGCACTTTGCGGGCGTCCGTCCAGTTCGCCACACTGGCCATGACGAACAGATTCTGCCCCCGCGCAAAATCGAACGCCGCCCGGGTCGCCTCGCCCAGCGTGCGCGGTTGCGCCTGCCCCGCCGCGCTCATGCGGGCCAGTTGGGTCAGGGCTTCCACGGCCTCGGGGCTGTTCAGGTTGGGTTCATTGCCCTTCACGAGACTGCCGCCGCGAGACAGGACGTTGGCCTCGAAAGTCCAGGCGTCGGCTGCCGCCACCAGCGGACGTTTCCCGCCAGTGGCGAGGCGCTTGCTGGCCGCCTCCATATCCGTCCAGGTGGCGGGCGGGTTCACCCCGGCGCGGCGCAGTGCCCCGGCGTTGTACATCAGCACCGGAACGCTCAGGTTCCACGGCAGGGCGAAACGCTTCCCGTTCACCTCGCCTGCCTTCCACGCCGGTGCATAGAAGTCCTTGAGCAACTCGGCACTCAGGGCATTGTCCTCCTGAGACAGGTCGGCGAGTTGCCCCGCCGCGACCATCGGGGCAATCTGCGTGAATTCCAGCTGGGCCAGCGCGGGGGCGTTTCCCGCCTGAATGGCCTTTTGCAGGGCAGGTTGCAATTCACGGTAATTGCCTTTGCTGACCGGCACCACCTCGTACCGGTTCTGCGAGGCGTTGAATTGCCGGGCGTACTCCGCCACCTTGCCCTGCACCCCCTCCATGGCGTGCCAGAACTCAATTTTTACCGGGGCCGCCTGCGCCGAAGCCAGCAGCAAAGTCAAAGGAAGAAAACGCAGCATCACCGCCAAGTCTAAGGGCCGCGACTGACCGCAGAGTGACGCGCAAGTCAGGGGAATTTACGGCATCTTAAGCGTGTGCCCTTCCTCCCGGACACCATGACCCTCAGCCCTACGGAACCGGCGTGTCTGCATTTAAAAAAGGTGTGGCAGCGCTGCAAGAAGGCTGCAAGGAGCGCGCCAACGCGTCCGGTTCGCGGGCCATGGTGCTCGGCGGTGACGGGCTGATGTTCTCCCCAGAGAAAAGCCCATGAAGGACGTGTTCATCGCCCAGACGCCCGAGCAGGCCAGGCTGTTGCAGGACATGATTTACGTGGGCCTGTTGGGCCGACTGCTCAAAAGTGACGCCAGTGCCGGTGAAGTGGCCAAGGACAAGGCGCAGACCGTGCAGCAGGTGCACCACAGGCTGACCCGACTTCATCAGGCGGAACTTATTGAAGTTCGCGGGGAACGCACTCGCGGCGGCCGACCCGTGAAGCTTTATGGCCCGGTGGCCAGGGAATACCGCGTGCCGTTTGCCCTGACGGACGCCGCGACGGTGGGGGAACTCATTCGGGAATCGCATCGGCCCTTGCTGGACTTGCATTACGAGGCCATAAGCCGCCTGCAAACCGCTGATCTGCTCATTCGCCAGAATGAACGGGGCCAGATGTTCATGACGCTTGCCGACACGGACGGGCAGGATGAAGCGGTGCTGCACAGCGCCTTCTTGGGTTACCGCTTGACCCCGCAGACCGTGCAGGAATTGCAGGAGCGCCTGACTACCCTCGCGGAGTGGCTGGGCAGTCAGGCACTGAAACGGGAGGAAAGAGGAGAGGATTACCTGCTGGGCCTGCTGCTCGCGCCGGGTCAAGTGAAGCGGTAGTCATAAGAGATCCGGTTGATGATTTATCAAATTGCTGGAAAGGGTCGAGTGGCGCGAACAGAAGCAATAAGCGTCCCGGACGTGGAGTGAACCCTCCGGTGTTATTCCGCAGGGCGCACAAACGGGAGGCTAATTACTGGATTTTCGCGCGCAGGGCAGTCACCGCGTCGGTTGGCCCGGTCATGGTGCCGGTCAGTGAAATTTGGCCGACGCTTTGCTGCACGAGTTCAGGTGTGACATCCGAACTCAAGGACAGGCAGCCGATGACGCGCAGGTTCACGCGGTTATAGGCCACAGCGTGTTTTTCGAGGAAAGCGCGGTTGAGGTGGTAAATCCCGAGGCAGAAAATCTGACTGTTCATGTGGGCTCCTTACGCGGCGGCCGGTTCGGCCGGAAGCGGGGCGGTGACGGGTTCACGTTTCAGGATGGCGGCCCAGACGACGGCCCCCAGCATGGCCAGCACGCCTGACACGGCAAAAATGGTGGAAATGGCGATCCGGTCGGCAATGGGGGCCAGCAGCAGCAGCGTGGCGGGCATGCCGATCGTCCCGACCATGCCGAGCAGGCTGCCGACCCGCCCGAAGTACTCGGGGGCAATACGTTTCTGAAAAATGACGCCGATGCCCATGTTCACGAAGGCGTTTGCCAGTCCGGTGGCGACGGCCAGCACGTACATTTGCGGGGCGCTGTGCGCGAAGGCCAGGCCCAGGGTGGTCAGGCCCATGAGGCCCATGCCCCACACCGAGGACAACGCCGGATTGATTTTCCGGCCCAGGGTGGCGATCACGAGACTGCCGACCACCCCGCCCGCCAGCAGCAGACCGAAAAACAGGCCGTACCCCTGCTCTCCGGCGCCGAGGGCCAGCATCCTTTTGGGCATCAGCATGTCGAGCGGCGCGAAAGACGCATTCAGCAGCAGCGCCAGCAGCGGCAGGCCCATCATGATGGCGCTGCCCCGGACGTAGCGAATCCCTGCCGTGAACGACTGCCAGAACGTCTCACCCTCCTTGCGCGGAGTGCGCTCGGGAAGGGTGACGAACAGCAGCAGGCCAGCGAACAGCAGGAACGACGCGCCGTCCAGCAACAGCGACGGCGCCCGGCCGATCGTCGCCACGAGGAACCCGCCCCCGACGAACCCCAGCATGGTCATGGTCTGCGTGGCGCCTTGCATCAGGCCGGTGGCCCGCTCCAGCTGGTCGGCGGGGACAAGCCGCGCCGTCATCCCCGCCGTGGCCGGGCCGTAGAACGCGCCCACCAGCCCTGTCAGAAACGACGCCACGTAAATGACCTCGACGGGAATGGAGCCGCGCAGCGCCAGGAACCCTATGCCCAGTTGCAGGAACCCGCGCAGGAGGTTGCCCAGCACCAGCGGGGGTTTCAGCGGCCAGCGGTCGACGAGTGCCCCCATGAACGGTTGCAGAATCGCTGGCAACATCGCCAGCGCAAGGTTAATTCCCATGGCACTTGCACTGCCGGTCTGGTGCAGCACCAGAAAACTCGTGGCAATGCCCGCCAGCGCCGTGCCGAAAGCACTTTGCGCCCCGCCCAGCCACCACAGCAGGAAATTCTTATTCCAGAGCGTCGTCGGCTTCACGGCTTGATCGGAGGTCATGCCCACAGAGTGCAGGTGAACCTACTCCACGTGAAAGGCCCGCAGTGGAGTAGAGCATTTGACAAAAGAACGAAGTGATTTTGTCCGAGCAGAGCGAGTGAATTTAAATGAGCAGGACGAAGAATGGAGTCAGGTGGAGTGTTGTTCTCCGCCTGACGGAATTCGGAGAACTGCTCTAGGTGGCGGCCAGGGTCATCAAGTCTGAGAAAACGCTTCCCCCAGCCTCTTTTTCCACCGACTTTTTTCCACTGGATTACCGAACAAGTAGGAACAGCAGCGTCAGCACGAAGAAGAATTCCGTGATGCCCACCTGTTTGGGCGTGATGGTTTTCTGGCGCATGGGGCCGATCATGGGCAGGGCGCAGGCGCGCAGGGTGGTGCAGAACAGGAAGGCCGGAACCAGCCACGAGAGTCCCTGGGTCAGCGCTGCCCACACGCTCAGCAGTGTGATGGCGGCGTGGTAACCGATCGAGTACGCCAGAAAGCCCTTTTCGCCGCGTTCGCGGATCATGGTTTTTACGTAGAAGATGGTGCCGATGAAGTACAGCGTCAGGAGGGCGGTGGCGCTGGCGGCCCGCTGAAAGGCCGGGTCGGTCGGCAGGCCTTGAACGAACTGGAAAAGCCCGTCTGAGAAGGTCACGGCGCAGATCAGGCAGGCAGCGATGACAGTCGTGACGCGGCCCAGCAGGGCAGTTTCGTCTTTCTTCCAGGCCTGCCACAACCCGGCGCCCAGCAGGGGCGCGTAGACGATTCCCCACTGGATCAGCGCGGGTTCCAGCCACAGCACCACGGCGCCCAGCACGGCACTCAGGCCGCCGTACACCTGCAGGGGGCGAACATAACGCGTTTTATTCCTGGCTTTCAGCCACATCGACAGGTCGTAGAACGCGAAGTACCCCACCAGCCACAGCAGCAGCAGCGGAAGGGCGAACACGTTGAAGTGGCCTTCCTGCGCACGCAGCACCACGCCCACGATAAACGGCAGAAACAGCATGGCCCATGCCCCGTGCTGTTGTGGCAGCCATTCCACCGGCAGACGCCGGCGTTTCGGGCGTTGCGTTTGCGGATGTGGGGCAATGCGGTGCGAGTCGTTGACGGTCAGGTCGGCAGCTTTGGCGGGCATAATCAGGACTCCTTTGTCCTATTTTACCCGGTGGGTTCAGACATTTGCCTCTGCCTGTTCCCTCTGCGCGCGTTCCAGCAAAACCTTCAGGGTCTGCCAGCCCAGCGTGGCGCACTTCACCCGCGTGTGCAGCGTATGAACGCCCTGCAGCGCCGCGCTCTCGCCCAGTTCCGGCGCGGCCTCACCCGTTTTCATCATGGCACTGAATTTCTCGGCCAGTTCCAGCGCCTCCGGGACGGTTTTCCCGCGAATCATCGAGGTCATCAGGCTGGCGCTCGCCACCGAGATCGCGCAACCTTTCGCAGTGAATTTGGCGCCCTCAATGGTCTCGCCGTTCATTTTCAACATGAGCTGCAGGCTGTCCCCGCAACTGGGGTTGTGCCCTCCCTCGGCGTGCGTGGCGTCCGGCAGGTCACCGAAGTGGCGGGGTTTGCGGTAGTGCTCCATGACCACCTGCTTGTAAAGGTCTTTCAGGGCGCTCATAGGTTCTCTCCAAAGAAGGTGGCGATGTCGCGGAGTTCGCGGGCCAGGGCGTCCACGTCCTCCCGGGTGTTGTACACGTAGAAACTGGCGCGGGCGGTACTCACGACGTCCAGCGCCCGCATCAGTGGCTGGGCGCAGTGATGCCCGGCCCGCACGCAGATGTTGGCCTCGTCGAGGAAACCGGCCACGTCGTGCGCGTGTGCGCCCCGCACGTTGAAACTGAGCACCCCTGCCCGCTCACTGTGTTCACCGTCACTCTCCGGGCCGTACAGGTCGACGCCCTCGATCAGGTTCAGTTGCCCCTGCGCATACTGAAACAGTTCCGACTCGTAAGCGTGGACGTTCTCCATACCCAGACCCTCCAGATACGCCAGGGCCGCGCCGAAGCCCACCACCTCGGCGATGGCAGGCGTACCGGCCTCAAAACGGTTCGGCAGGTCGGCGTACGTGCTGCGGTCCGTGTAAACCTCGCGGATCATGTCGCCCCCGCCCAGGAACGGCGGCATGTCCCGCAGGTGCTGCGGCTGGGCGATCAGCAGGCCCACGCCACTGGGCCCCAGCATCTTGTGTGCACTCAGCACGTAGAAATCGGCGCCCAACTCGCTCAGATTCAGCGGCATGTGCGGCGCGGCCTGGGCACCATCCAGCAGAATCGGTTTCCCGTGCCGGTGTGCCATGTCCACCAGCTGCTTCGCCGGGTGAATGGTTCCCAGCGCGTTACTGACGTGCTGCAACGCCACCAGTTTCAGGTTGGGCAGTTGCAGTTTCTGCGCGTAATCTTCCAGATCCAGGCGGCCCTCCGGGGTCATGCGCACGGCTTCCACCCGCGCCCCGCGCAAGCCCGTGACCAGGTGCCACGGCACGAGGTTCGCGTGATGCTCCATCTCGCTGACCAGCACCACGTCCCCGGCGTTCAGGTTCCGCAGGCCCCATGAGTACGCCACCAGATTGACCGCTTCGGTGGCATTG from Deinococcus fonticola encodes the following:
- a CDS encoding aminotransferase class V-fold PLP-dependent enzyme gives rise to the protein MTFVIFRRAAQDYDGRKMSQNLISLSSPLLAGAAGLAGCRADFPVFRHHPGLVFLDSAASTQKPQQVIDAIAEFYAGGYANIHRGAYRLSAQATDQFEAVRERAAQFFKAPAAESIIFTRNATEAVNLVAYSWGLRNLNAGDVVLVSEMEHHANLVPWHLVTGLRGARVEAVRMTPEGRLDLEDYAQKLQLPNLKLVALQHVSNALGTIHPAKQLVDMAHRHGKPILLDGAQAAPHMPLNLSELGADFYVLSAHKMLGPSGVGLLIAQPQHLRDMPPFLGGGDMIREVYTDRSTYADLPNRFEAGTPAIAEVVGFGAALAYLEGLGMENVHAYESELFQYAQGQLNLIEGVDLYGPESDGEHSERAGVLSFNVRGAHAHDVAGFLDEANICVRAGHHCAQPLMRALDVVSTARASFYVYNTREDVDALARELRDIATFFGENL